The following are encoded in a window of Corythoichthys intestinalis isolate RoL2023-P3 chromosome 8, ASM3026506v1, whole genome shotgun sequence genomic DNA:
- the junba gene encoding junB proto-oncogene, AP-1 transcription factor subunit a isoform X1, which translates to MSTIMEQPFYDDSFLSAYGHPGAALPDYKLLKQNMNLNLPDPYRSSNFKSQHLRADSELYSAVTADSGSLKLASPDLERLIIQNSNGLITTTPTPSQYLYNRGITEEQEGFAEGFVKALDDLHKMNQMAPPNVSIGSGVVACSAPGSVFGSPMQAEPLEYTNLGSCPANTSLSSGVTYPSATISYLPHHPYHPHHHPHPHAHSQGTAHVSHPFQHSLAGAGLHAPRFGGLKEEPQTVPDMQSSDNSSPPMSPIDLENQERIKAERKRLRNRLAASKCRRRKLERIARLEDRVKVLKTDNAGLSNTASLLREQVEQLKQKVMTHVRSGCQLMVSPKVKSY; encoded by the coding sequence ATGTCGACAATAATGGAACAGCCTTTTTATGACGACTCGTTTCTCTCTGCTTATGGCCATCCAGGCGCAGCCCTGCCAGATTACAAGTTACTAAAGCAGAACATGAACTTGAATTTGCCCGATCCTTATCGGAGCTCCAACTTCAAGTCTCAGCACCTGCGCGCCGACTCCGAGTTGTATTCGGCGGTGACGGCGGATTCGGGCTCCCTCAAACTCGCCTCGCCGGATTTGGAGCGACTCATCATCCAGAACAGCAACGGGCTGATCACCACCACGCCGACACCGAGCCAGTACCTATACAACCGCGGGATCACTGAAGAGCAAGAGGGCTTCGCTGAAGGCTTCGTCAAGGCGCTGGACGACTTGCACAAGATGAACCAAATGGCGCCACCTAACGTGTCCATCGGAAGCGGGGTCGTAGCCTGCTCGGCGCCCGGTTCGGTCTTCGGCTCGCCCATGCAGGCGGAACCGCTCGAGTACACCAACCTGGGCAGTTGTCCCGCGAATACCAGCCTGTCGTCGGGCGTCACTTACCCGTCCGCCACGATCAGCTACCTGCCTCACCACCCTTACCACCCCCACCATCACCCACACCCACACGCGCACTCGCAGGGCACGGCGCACGTCTCCCATCCCTTCCAGCACTCGCTGGCCGGCGCCGGGCTGCACGCGCCGCGGTTCGGCGGCCTCAAAGAGGAACCTCAGACCGTCCCGGACATGCAGAGCAGCGACAACAGCTCGCCGCCCATGTCCCCCATCGACCTGGAGAACCAGGAGCGTATCAAGGCGGAGCGCAAGCGGCTCAGAAACCGGCTGGCGGCGTCCAAATGTCGGCGGCGCAAGCTGGAGCGCATCGCCCGTTTAGAGGACAGAGTCAAGGTGCTGAAAACGGATAACGCGGGGCTGTCCAACACCGCGTCACTCCTGCGGGAGCAGGTGGAGCAACTTAAACAGAAGGTCATGACGCACGTGAGAAGCGGCTGTCAACTTATGGTGTCCCCCAAAGTCAAATCCTACTGA
- the prdx2 gene encoding peroxiredoxin-2, translated as MSSGNAVIGKPAPAFKATAVVNGQFKDIQLSDYKGKYVVFFFYPLDFTFVCPTEIVAFSDRVDEFRKIGCEVLACSVDSHFSHLAWINTPRKQGGLGNMKIPLVADLTKSISRDYGVLKEDDGISYRGLFVIDDKGILRQITINDLPVGRSVDETMRLIQAFQHTDKYGEVCPAGWKPGGDTIIPDVEKSKEFFSKQ; from the exons ATGTCGTCTGGAAATGCTGTCATCGGCAAGCCTGCCCCAGCCTTTAAAGCCACAGCTGTAGTCAATGGACAGTTCAAGGACATTCAGCTGTCTGACTACAAAG gaaaatatgtggtgtttttCTTCTACCCTCTGGACTTCACATTTGTCTGCCCCACTGAGATCGTGGCATTCAGCGACCGAGTGGACGAGTTCCGCAAAATCGGTTGCGAGGTTCTCGCCTGCTCTGTCGACTCTCACTTCAGTCACTTGGCCTG GATTAACACACCACGGAAGCAAGGAGGTCTGGGTAACATGAAAATCCCCCTTGTGGCAGACCTCACAAAGAGCATTTCCAGAGACTATGGCGTGCTGAAGGAGGATGATGGCATTTCGTACAG GGGACTGTTTGTGATTGACGACAAAGGCATTTTGAGGCAGATCACCATCAATGACTTGCCGGTGGGTCGCTCTGTGGATGAGACCATGCGCCTTATCCAGGCATTCCAGCACACTGACAAATATGGTGAAG TGTGCCCCGCGGGCTGGAAACCAGGCGGTGACACGATCATCCCTGACGTTGAGAAGAGTAAAGAGTTCTTCTCCAAGCAGTAA
- the junba gene encoding junB proto-oncogene, AP-1 transcription factor subunit a isoform X2 — protein MNLNLPDPYRSSNFKSQHLRADSELYSAVTADSGSLKLASPDLERLIIQNSNGLITTTPTPSQYLYNRGITEEQEGFAEGFVKALDDLHKMNQMAPPNVSIGSGVVACSAPGSVFGSPMQAEPLEYTNLGSCPANTSLSSGVTYPSATISYLPHHPYHPHHHPHPHAHSQGTAHVSHPFQHSLAGAGLHAPRFGGLKEEPQTVPDMQSSDNSSPPMSPIDLENQERIKAERKRLRNRLAASKCRRRKLERIARLEDRVKVLKTDNAGLSNTASLLREQVEQLKQKVMTHVRSGCQLMVSPKVKSY, from the coding sequence ATGAACTTGAATTTGCCCGATCCTTATCGGAGCTCCAACTTCAAGTCTCAGCACCTGCGCGCCGACTCCGAGTTGTATTCGGCGGTGACGGCGGATTCGGGCTCCCTCAAACTCGCCTCGCCGGATTTGGAGCGACTCATCATCCAGAACAGCAACGGGCTGATCACCACCACGCCGACACCGAGCCAGTACCTATACAACCGCGGGATCACTGAAGAGCAAGAGGGCTTCGCTGAAGGCTTCGTCAAGGCGCTGGACGACTTGCACAAGATGAACCAAATGGCGCCACCTAACGTGTCCATCGGAAGCGGGGTCGTAGCCTGCTCGGCGCCCGGTTCGGTCTTCGGCTCGCCCATGCAGGCGGAACCGCTCGAGTACACCAACCTGGGCAGTTGTCCCGCGAATACCAGCCTGTCGTCGGGCGTCACTTACCCGTCCGCCACGATCAGCTACCTGCCTCACCACCCTTACCACCCCCACCATCACCCACACCCACACGCGCACTCGCAGGGCACGGCGCACGTCTCCCATCCCTTCCAGCACTCGCTGGCCGGCGCCGGGCTGCACGCGCCGCGGTTCGGCGGCCTCAAAGAGGAACCTCAGACCGTCCCGGACATGCAGAGCAGCGACAACAGCTCGCCGCCCATGTCCCCCATCGACCTGGAGAACCAGGAGCGTATCAAGGCGGAGCGCAAGCGGCTCAGAAACCGGCTGGCGGCGTCCAAATGTCGGCGGCGCAAGCTGGAGCGCATCGCCCGTTTAGAGGACAGAGTCAAGGTGCTGAAAACGGATAACGCGGGGCTGTCCAACACCGCGTCACTCCTGCGGGAGCAGGTGGAGCAACTTAAACAGAAGGTCATGACGCACGTGAGAAGCGGCTGTCAACTTATGGTGTCCCCCAAAGTCAAATCCTACTGA